From the Fusobacterium ulcerans ATCC 49185 genome, the window ATATCTTTAACTCCTTCAGATTTTAAATAATCTATTGCATAAACTGCTGATCCACCTGTTGCCAGCATTGGATCTACAACAATTACTTTTCTAGAAGTTATATCTACAGGAAGTTTACAATAATAATAAACAGGTTCTAATGTTTCCTCATTTCTATATACTCCAATATGCCCAACTTTTGCAGTTGGAATAAGATCCTGTATTCCATCTACCATTCCTAATCCAGCTCTTAAAATAGGTACAATAGCAAGTCTGTCTTGAAGAGTATGTCCTATAGTAGACATCAAAGGAGTTGTTACTTCTGCCTCTTCTAATTTTAGATTTTTTGTTGCTTCATAAGTCATAAGTTTTGCTATTTCATTTAGA encodes:
- the upp gene encoding uracil phosphoribosyltransferase, translated to MAVIEINHPLIQHKLTILRNIGTDTKAFRENLNEIAKLMTYEATKNLKLEEAEVTTPLMSTIGHTLQDRLAIVPILRAGLGMVDGIQDLIPTAKVGHIGVYRNEETLEPVYYYCKLPVDITSRKVIVVDPMLATGGSAVYAIDYLKSEGVKDIIFMCLVAAPEGIAKLLNKHPDVAIYTAKIDQGLTKEGYIYPGLGDCGDRIFGTK